From a single Ornithorhynchus anatinus isolate Pmale09 chromosome 4, mOrnAna1.pri.v4, whole genome shotgun sequence genomic region:
- the GRPEL1 gene encoding grpE protein homolog 1, mitochondrial isoform X2 has product MGDSKLSSLRLKRTSPRLLCTATKQKNNGQNLEEDSNPGDQKPEPSSAEKTLIEEKVKLEEQLKETMEKYKRALADTENLRQRSQKMVDEAKLYGIQGFCKDLLEVADILEKATESVPQEEIKEENPHLKNLYEGLVMTEVQIQKVFKKHGLLKLNPVGARFDPYEHEALFHTPVEGKEPGTVALVTKVGYKLHGRTLRPALVGVAKEA; this is encoded by the exons ATGGGAGATTCAAAGCTGTCCTCTCTCCGACTTAAACG GACTTCTCCACGGCTACTCTGCACGGCCACGAAACAGAAAAACAACGGGCAGAACTTGGAAGAGGACTCCAACCCCGGCGACCAGAAGCCCGAACCCAGCTCCGCGGAGAAGACCCTCATCGAAGAAAAGGTCAAGCTAGAAGAACAGCTCAAAGAAACCATG gAGAAGTATAAGCGGGCTCTGGCGGACACTGAGAATTTGCGGCAGAGGAGCCAGAAGATGGTAGACGAAGCCAAACTGTATG GCATTCAGGGTTTCTGCAAGGACTTATTAGAGGTCGCTGACATTTTGGAGAAGGCGACGGAGAGCGTTCCCCAAGAAGAAATTAAAGAGGAAAACCCTCACTTGAAAAACCTGTACGAGGGCCTCGTCATGACCGAGGTCCAGATCCAGAAGGTGTTCAAGAAGCACGGCCTGCTCAAGCTCAACCCGGTGGGAGCCAGGTTCGACCCGTACGAACACGAAGCCCTCTTCCACACGCCGGTGGAGGGCAAAGAGCCCGGCACGGTGGCCCTGGTCACCAAAGTGGGGTACAAACTGCACGGGCGAACCCTGAGACCCGCCTTAGTCGGGGTGGCGAAGGAAGCGTAG
- the GRPEL1 gene encoding grpE protein homolog 1, mitochondrial isoform X1, with product MASQCVGLVRRAFPALALSLRTSPRLLCTATKQKNNGQNLEEDSNPGDQKPEPSSAEKTLIEEKVKLEEQLKETMEKYKRALADTENLRQRSQKMVDEAKLYGIQGFCKDLLEVADILEKATESVPQEEIKEENPHLKNLYEGLVMTEVQIQKVFKKHGLLKLNPVGARFDPYEHEALFHTPVEGKEPGTVALVTKVGYKLHGRTLRPALVGVAKEA from the exons ATGGCGAGCCAGTGCGTGGGGCTGGTGCGGCGGGCCTTCCCGGCGTTGGCCCTGTCTCTGCG GACTTCTCCACGGCTACTCTGCACGGCCACGAAACAGAAAAACAACGGGCAGAACTTGGAAGAGGACTCCAACCCCGGCGACCAGAAGCCCGAACCCAGCTCCGCGGAGAAGACCCTCATCGAAGAAAAGGTCAAGCTAGAAGAACAGCTCAAAGAAACCATG gAGAAGTATAAGCGGGCTCTGGCGGACACTGAGAATTTGCGGCAGAGGAGCCAGAAGATGGTAGACGAAGCCAAACTGTATG GCATTCAGGGTTTCTGCAAGGACTTATTAGAGGTCGCTGACATTTTGGAGAAGGCGACGGAGAGCGTTCCCCAAGAAGAAATTAAAGAGGAAAACCCTCACTTGAAAAACCTGTACGAGGGCCTCGTCATGACCGAGGTCCAGATCCAGAAGGTGTTCAAGAAGCACGGCCTGCTCAAGCTCAACCCGGTGGGAGCCAGGTTCGACCCGTACGAACACGAAGCCCTCTTCCACACGCCGGTGGAGGGCAAAGAGCCCGGCACGGTGGCCCTGGTCACCAAAGTGGGGTACAAACTGCACGGGCGAACCCTGAGACCCGCCTTAGTCGGGGTGGCGAAGGAAGCGTAG